CCATCGCTGGAACCCGCGGATGAAGCCGTACATCTTCGGCGCCCGCAACGGCATCCACATCCTCGACCTGTCGCAGACCGTGCCCCTGTTCGCGCGCGCTCTCGATTTCATCTCGGCCACCGTGCAGGCCGGCGGCAAGGTGCTGTTCGTCGGCACCAAGCGCCAGGCGCAGGAGCAGATCGCGCAGGCCGCGCGCGCTTCGGGCCAGCACTTCGTCAACCACCGCTGGCTGGGTGGCATGCTCACCAACTGGAAGACGATCAGCCAGTCGATCAAGCGTTTCAAGGCGCTGGAGGAACAGCTTGCGGGTGACACCGCCGGTCTCACCAAGAAGGAAGTCCTGCAGCTGACCCGCGAACGCGACAAGTTCGAGCTGTCGCTGGGCGGCATCCGCGACATGGGCGGCATTCCTGACGTGATGTTCGTGATCGACGCCAACAAGGAAGAACTGGCGATCAAGGAAGCCAACGTGCTGGGCATTCCGGTCGTCGCCATTCTCGATTCGAACGTTTCGCCCGAAGGTATCGCCTTCCCGATCCCGGCGAACGACGACGCCAGCCGCGCCATCCGCCTCTACTGCGAAGCGGTGGCCGCCGCCGCCACCAAGGGTGGCCGTGACGCCGCCCTCGCTTCGGGCGCCGACCTCGGCGCGCTGGACGAGCCGGTGGCCGAGGAAGCCGTCGAGGCCTGAGCCTCGCCGGTGCGCGGTCGATGATCGGGGCGGCCCGCATGGGCCGTCACCGAATTGACCCGGACAAGACTTACGGGCCGCAGCGGATTGCTGCGGCCTCACCCGTTTCAAGAACAGAAGGATCAACGCGATGGCTTATACCGCCGCTGACGTGAAGAACCTGCGCGAGCGCACTGGCGCCGGCATGATGGACTGCAAGAAGGCGCTGGACGAATCCGGCGGCGATTTCGAAGCCGCGGTCGACGCGCTGCGCGCCAAGGGTCTGGCTGCCGCCGCCAAGAAGTCCAGCCGCACCGCGGCCGAAGGTCTCGTCGGCGTGGCCGTTGCCGGCACCAAGGGCGTGGCCGTCGAAGTCAACTCGGAAACCGATTTCGTCGCCAAGAACGACCAGTTCCAGGACTTCGTGCGCAAGGCCACCGAAGTGGCGCTGAACACTGCCGCGGCCGATGTCGAGGCGCTCAAGGCTGCCGCCTATCCCGATGGCGGCACGGTTGCCGACAAGCTGACCAACAACGTCGCCACCATCGGTGAGAACCAGCAGCTGCGCCGCATCAAGCACGTTGCCGTGACGAACGGCGTGGTCGTGCCCTACATGCACAACGCCGCCGCGCCGAACCTTGGCAAGATCGGCGTGCTCGTCGCGCTCGAATCCGAAGCCGGCGCCGATGTGCTGGAGCCGCTGGGCAAGCAGATCGCGATGCACATCGCCGCCGCGTTCCCGCTGGCGCTGACCGCCGATGATCTTGACGCCGAACTGATCGCCCGCGAACGCAAGATTGCGGCCGAAAAGGCGGCGGAAAGCGGCAAGCCGGCGGAAGTGCAGGCGAAGATGGTCGACGGCGCGGTCTCGAAGTACGCCAAGGAAAACGCGCTGCTTTCGCAGCTGTTCGTGATGGACAACAAGACCCCGATCGCACAGGTCGTGGAGCAGGCGGGCAAGGCCGCCGGCACCAAGATCGCGCTGGTGGACTATGTCCGCTTCCAGCTTGGCGAAGGCATCGAGAAGGAAGAAAGCGATTTCGCCGCCGAAGTCGCCGCCGCTGCCGGCATCAAGTAAGGTCTGAACAGCACGTCCCCGCGCGGGCGGGGGAAGGCGTCGCCGGTATCGCTCCGGCCCGTCCTCCCCGCCGGCGCGGGGATCGCTGTATGCGGCCGCCACCATGGCCGGCCACGCCACCCTTGGCAGCGCGGTCCATCCGCGTATAAGGGCCGCGTTTACCCCCGTTTGCGAGTACCCCGTTCCCATGAGCCTCCCCAAGTTCAAGCGCATCCTGCTCAAGCTTTCGGGCGAGGTGCTGATGGGGAACCAGCAGTTCGGCATCGATACCGATTTCGTCGATCGCCTGGCCGCCGAGGTAAAGGCGGTGAAGGATACCGGGGTCGAACTGTGCCTCGTGATCGGCGGAGGCAACATCTTTCGCGGCATGGCCGGCGCGGCCAAGGGCATGGACCGGGCGCAGGCCGATTACATGGGCATGCTGGCCACGGTGATGAACGCGCTGGCGATGCAGTCCTCGCTCGAAAAGCTGGGCGTCCACACGCGCGTGCAGTCGGCCGTGCAGATGGACGCGGTGTGCGAGCCTGTCATTCGCCGCCGTGCCGAACGCCATCTGGAAAAGGGCCGTGTGGTGATCTTCGCCGCCGGCGTGGGCGCGCCCTATTTCACCACGGATAGCGGCGCGGCGCTGCGGGCGGCCGAAATGCAGTGCGACGCGCTGCTCAAGGGCACCAGCGTGGACGGCGTTTACGATGCCGATCCGAAGAAGAACCCCGCGGCAAAGCGTTATGAAACCGTGGATTATGCCACCGTGCTGGCAAACAACCTGCAGGTGATGGACGCCAGCGCCGTGGCGCTTTGCCGCGATAACCAGATTCCCATCGTCGTTTTCTCGATCCGCGAGCAGGGCAATCTTGCCCGTGTGCTGGCCGGTGAGGGGACGCAGACCATCGTGCAGAAGGAAGCCTGACCATGGCCAAGTATGACAAGGCCGATCTCGAACGCCGGATGAAGGGCGCGGTTGAATCGTTCAAGAGCGATCTTTCGGGCCTGCGCACGGGCCGCGCCAACACGGCGCTGCTCGATCCGATCACGGTCGAAGTCTATGGCGCGCATACGCCGCTCAACCAGATCGCCACCGTTTCCGCGCCCGAACCGCGCCTGCTCTCGGTACAGGTCTGGGACAAGTCGAACATTGGCCCGGTGGAAAAGGCGATCCGTTCGGCGGGTCTCGGCCTCAACCCGATCAACGACGGCAACAACCTGCGCCTGCCGATCCCCGACCTGACCGAGGAGCGCCGCAAGGAACTGGCCAAGCTGGCCAGCCAGTACGCTGAAAAGGCGCGCATCGCGATCCGCAACGTCCGTCGTGACGGTATGGAAGCGCTCAAGGCCGACGAGAACAAGAAGGAAATCTCGGAAGACGAGCGCAAGCGCGCCGAAGCCGACGTGCAGAAGCTGACCGACGAATACATCAAGGCGGCCGATGAAGCCGCCGCCCAGAAGGAAAAGGAAATCCTGGGCAAGTGAGCGCGGCGGTCGCCCCGAAAAACGGGTCGGGAGATACCGGTTGCGCCGCGCGGCACGTCGCCATCATCATGGATGGCAACGGACGCTGGGCGAAGAAGCGCCTGTTGCCGCGCGTGATCGGGCACAAGCGCGGAGTGGACGCGGTGCGCGAAGTCGCGCGCGCCGCGCGCGACATGGGGCTTGAAGCGCTGACGCTCTACGCCTTCTCGTCCGAGAACTGGAAGCGCCCGGCGGACGAGATCGCCGACCTCATGGGGCTGCTCAAGGCCTTCATCCGCAGCGATCTGCAGGAACTGATCGACAACAACGCGCGGCTCAGGATCATCGGCGATTATCATGGGCTTGCGCCCGATATCGTAGAGCTGGTCGAAGATGCCATGGCGCGCACGGCGGCGAACACCGGCACCACGCTGGCGATCGCGCTGAACTACGGATCGCAGCAGGAGATCGCACGCGCGGCGGCGCGGGCCGCCGCCAAGGGTGCGATCACGCCCGAAGCGATCGAGGCCGAACTCTATACCGCCGATCTGCCCCCGCTCGATCTGCTGATCCGCACCTCGGGCGAGGTGCGGCTGTCCAATTTCCTCCTGTGGCAGGCTGCCTACGCCGAAATGTGGTTCACCGACGTGCTGTGGCCCGATTTCACGCCCGAGCACCTGCGGCAGGCGCTGGAGCAGTTCTCGACCCGCGAGCGGCGCTTTGGCGGCCGCTGATCCTTCCGCCGAAGGCGCTGCCACGCCGCCCCGGCGGAGCGACCTGCCATTGCGCATCGCCTCGGCCGTGGTCATGCTCGCCATCGCGGGCCTGGCCATCTGGCGCGATGGAGTGGTGCTCGATTGCTTCATCGCGCTGGTCGCTTTCGCCGCCTATGGCGAATACGTCATGCTGGCGAGCCGGATCGCGACCGACCCGGCGCGGCTGGGCGCGGCGGCGATCACCGGCGCGTTCTACATCGGCTGGGCAGCGCTCGCGCTGATCGTCATGCCCACGCCGCTGTTGATCGCGGTGATCGGGCTGGTGATCTGCACCGATACCGGCGCCTACTTCTCCGGGCGCGCGCTGGGCGGGCCGAAGATCGCGCCGAAGATCAGCCCTTCCAAGACCTGGGCGGGTCTTGCTGGCGGCATGGCGGCGGCGGGCATCTGGTTGGCGCTGGTCACGCTTTCGGGCGGATACATGCTCTCGGCGCTGGGGCCGACCGGGCCGAGCCTGAAGCAGGCGCTGGCGATTACCAATTTCGGCATGGCGGCGCTGGCCGGCGCCGGGCTGGCGGTGGTGGCGCAGGCCGGCGATTTCTATGAAAGCTGGCTCAAGCGCCGGGCCGGCGTGAAAGACAGTTCGCGCCTGATCCCCGGCCACGGCGGCGTGTTCGACCGCGTCGATGGCTTGTTGCCGGTGGCGATCGTCGCGGGAACGGCCTGGGCGATGGGACTTGGCGGAGGAGCCTGAGATGACCGGACAACGCACGATTTCGGTTCTGGGCGCGACGGGTTCGATCGGCGCTTCCACGCTCGATCTTGTCCGCCGCAATCCCGATGCCTTCCGGGTGGTGGCGCTGACCGCGAACGCGCAGGCGGCGGAACTGGCGGCGCTGGCGCGCGAATTCCGCGCGGACGTGGCGGTCGTGGCCGACGAGGCGCGGCTTCCCGAACTGCGCGAACATCTCGCCGGATCGGGCGTGGAAGCCGCGGGCGGGCCGGCAGCGCTGGTGGAGGCGGCCGCGCGCGGCGCGGATATCACCGTGGCGGCGATCGTCGGATGCGCGGGCCTTGCGCCCACCATGGCGGCAATCGAACAGGGCAAGGTGATCGCGCTGGCCAACAAGGAAGCGCTGGTTTCCGCCGGCGAGGTGATGACCGCGGCGGTTGCCCGGACCGGGGCTACGCTGCTGCCGGTCGATTCCGAACACAACGCGATCTTCCAGTGCCTGCAGGGCAACGATCCCGCCAACGTCCGCTGGATCACGCTGACGGCCAGCGGCGGCCCGTTCCGCGATTGGCCCGCCGAACGCCTGGCACGGGCCACCCCGGCCGAAGCGGTGAAACACCCCAACTGGTCGATGGGCGCCAAGATCAGCGTCGATTCGGCCACGATGATGAACAAGGGGCTGGAGTTCATCGAGGCGTTCCACCTGTTCCCCGTGGGCGTGGAGCGGCTGCGCATCATCGTTCACCCGCAATCGATCGTGCATTCGATGGTCGAATACCGGGATGGGTCCACGCTGGCGCAGCTCGGCCCTTCGGACATGCGCGTGCCGATCGCGTCCGCGCTCGCCTGGCCCGCGCGGATGGACACGCCCTGCGCGCCGCTCGATCTTGCCGCGATCGGTGAACTTACCTTCCGCGCGCCCGACGAAACCCGCTTTCCCGCCACCCGCCTTGCGCGCGAGGCGGTGACGGCGGGCGGTTCCGCGCCGGCCGTGCTCAACGCCGCCAACGAGATCGCCGTCGCCGCGTTCCTGGCCGGTCAGATCGCGTTCACCGATATTGCGGAGAATGCGGCGCGCGTGCTCGATTCGATGAACGATTTTTCCGCTCCGGGCTCGCTGGACGATGTTATTCTGGTGGACCGCGCCGCACGGGCCAGAACGCGTGAAACGATGGAGCTTGCGCACTGATGCCCACACCACCGCTGCACGATCCGGGGATCCTCGTGACCCTGCTCGCCTTCGTTCTCGTGCTCGGGCCGCTCGTGTTCATCCACGAACTGGGGCATTACCTTGTCGGCCGGCTGTTCGGCGTGAAGGCGGAAAGCTTTTCGATCGGGTTCGGCAAGGAACTGGCGGGGTGGACCGACAAGCGTGGCACGCGCTGGAAGCTGTCCGTCCTGCCGCTGGGCGGCTACGTCCAGTTCGCGGGCGACATGAATCCCGCAAGCCAGCCCGATCCCGCCTGGCTATCGCTGCCCGCCGCTGAGCGCGAGCGGACGTTCCAGGCCAAGCCGCTGTTGCAACGCGCGCTGATCGTGCTGGCCGGGCCGGTGACCAATCTGGTTTTCGCGGTGCTGATCCTGGCGGCGTTCAACATGATCGATGGGCGTGTTGTTGCCTCGCCGGTGGTGGGCGTGGTCCAGCCGACCTCGGTGGCCGACAAGGCCGGCCTGCGCGCGGGCGACCGCGTGGTGTCGCTGCAAGGTGCGCGCATCGACGATTTCCTGCAAATCCGCATGGAAGTGTCGCAGCACCCCGCCGAACCGCTGGATCTGGTAATCGAGCGCGACGGCAAGCAATTGCCGATGCAGGTCACGCCCGAAGCCAAAGTGCTGTCCGATGCCTTCGGAAACGAACAGCGCATCGGTTATCTGGGCATCGGCCCGGCCCGTTTCGACGTGGTGCGCGCCGGTCCGGTGGATGCCGTGGCCGACGCGGTGGGGCAGACGCGCGACATCATCGGCATGATGGTGACCGGCATCGGCCAGATCGTGACCGGCCGGCGCGAGGTGAAAGAGCTGGGCGGGCCAATCAAGATCGCCAAGTATTCCGGCGAGCAACTGGTATCGGGCTGGCGCAACTACGCATGGTTTGTCGCGCTGATTTCGATTAACTTGGGGTTCATTAATCTGCTGCCAATTCCGGTGCTGGACGGAGGTCATCTCGCTTTCTACGCCGCCGAGGCGGTGCGCAGGAAGCCGGTCAGCCGGCGCGGCCAGGAATGGGCGTTCCGCACCGGGTTGGCCTTTGTTGTCGGTTTGATGCTCTTTGTTACGATCAATGACGTTGCGTCGCTGAAAGTGTTCGGAGGGTAGGGGAGACAATCCGGTCGCGGGGGCCGGATTTTCCACAATTTGCGGGGCGATCGAACGCTTGGACAGCCTGCTTGCTTGATTGGCGGGGCTGCTTCGGGCAGATGGCGGCGATTGCTGGTGCGGCCGGTCCTTGCGAAAGGGCTTGCCGCAAGAACACACGGGATGGCGCTTGGTGATGATTGGACGTAACTCGGGCCGGACCGTTCCTGCCTCGCCACGGGCGTCGTCGGTGGCTCTTGCCCTGATGGTCACCACCTGCATGACCGGCGTGCCGGAAATGGCGGCGGCGCAGCAGAGCCAGGCGGATCAGAAGCCCGCGCGCAAGCCTTCGGCCCTGTTCGGCAAACATGCCCGGCAAGCCGCGCCGGCCAGCGCGGTTCCGGTTCCCGCCACCCCCGCGCCGGCGCCCGCCGCGCCGCCGGTGGTCGCGGAAGTCACGGTCAAGTCGATCACGATCGATGGCGCGCAGCGGCTGGAGCCGGATACCATCCGCTCTTACATCCGCCTGCGCGAAGGAGATCGCTATACCCAGGCCGCCGCCGACCAGGTGCTGAAGGACCTGTTCGCGACCGAGCTGTTCTCGGACGTGCAGCTGCGCAACAACAACGGCGACGTGGTGATCCAGGTCAAGGAGAACCCGGTCGTCAACCGTATCATCCTGGAGGGCAACAAGCGCCTCAAGGAAGACAAGATCCTGCCCGAAATCAAGCTTTCGGCGCGCCAGATTTTCACCCGTTCCAAGGTGCGCGCGGACGTCGCCCGCATCATCGAGCTGTACAAGCGGCAGGGCCGCTTCGCCGCTTCGGTCGAACCGAAGATGGTCATGCTTGAACAGAACCGCGTCGATATCGTGTTCGAGATCAGCGAGGGGCCGAAGTCCAAGGTCCGCCAGATCAACATCATCGGCAACGAGAAGTTCTCCGACGGGGAACTGCGCGGCCAGATGGTGACCAAGCAATCGCGCTTCTTCCGCCTGTTCAGCTCGGGCACCAGCTACGATCCCGATCGTCTCGCCTTCGACCAGCAGAAGCTGCGCCAGTTCTACCTGACCAACGGTTACGCCGATTTCCGCGTGGTTTCGGCCGTGGCCGAACTGACGCCCGACAAGCGCGATTTCATCATCACCTACGTGGTGGAAGAGGGGAAGCGCTACAAGTTCGGCGACGTCAAGGTGGACAGCCAGCTGCGCGACTTCGATGGCGACAAGCTGGCCGAGCGGCTGAGCATCAAGAAGGGCCAGTGGTACAACGCCAAGGCGGTTGAAGACACGGTCGACAGCCTCACCGAAACCGCCGGCAGCTTCGGTTATGCCTTCGCCGACGTCCGTCCCGACTTCCAGCGCGACAAGGACGACCTGACGATGAGCGTGACCTTCCGCATGGCGGAAGCACCGCGCGTCTATGTCGAGCGCGTGGACGTCAACGGCAACACGCTGACGCAGGACAAGGTGGTCCGCCGCGAGTTCCGGCTAGGTGAGGGCGACGCCTTCAACAGCCTGCAGATCAAGCGCTCCACCAACCGCATCAAGTCGCTGGGCTATTTCCAGGAAAAGTTCGAGGTCGAGCAGAAGCCTGGAAGCGCGGCCGACCGCATCGTGCTGGAAGCCAACGTCGAGGAAAAGCCGACCGGCCAGCTCCAGCTTTCCGCCGGCTTCTCCAGCCTTGAAAGCTTCATCTTCCAGGCCTCGATCCAGCAGAACAACTTCCGCGGCCGTGGCCAGACTGTGGGCCTCAGCGTCGATTATTCGCGCTATTCGCGCGCGGTGCAGGTGAGCTTTACCGAGCCTTACCTGTTCGACCGGAACGTCTCGTTCGGCATGGACGTCTATCGGCGCGACTACAACAGCTTCAACTACTTCAACGCCAACCGCAACACGACCTACCGGCAGGCCACCACCGGCTTCCAGGCGCGCATCGGTGTGGCGCTGACCGAATATACCTCGCTGATCGGGCGCTACACGCTCAACTTCGACAACGTCACGCTCGACAAGGATACCTACTATCTCAACGGCCAGTGCAGCCCTCTGCTGGCCGGTCGGTATCTGTGCGACGCCATCGGAAAGCGTACCAGTTCGATTCTGGGTCTCTCGCTGGTCTATGACACGCGCGACAACCGCCTGCGGCCGACGCGCGGCACCTCGCTGGTGCTGGGTGGCGACATCGCCGGGCTTGGTGGTTCGGTGAAGTATGCCCGACTCACCGCCAACGCCTCGAAGTATTTCCCGCTGGGCCATGGCTTCATCTTCTCGCTGCGCGGGGAAGGCGGCGCGATCAAGGCGTTGGGCAGCCGCTCCAACGATCCGTCGATCGACGACGTGCGCCTGACGGACCGCTTCTTCCTGGGCGAACCGCAGATCCGCGGCTTCGACATTCGCGGCGTCGGCCCGCGCGTGCTGCGCAAGCAGTATTCTGGATATGATCCAAAGACCGGTACGGGCGGCACCGTTTCTACGGATCGCAACCAGTGGGTCGATGACGCGCTCGGCGGCAGGTATTATTACCTTGCTCATGCCGAGGTCGAGATTCCGCTGGGGTCCGGCGCGCGCGAAATGGGCTTGCGGCCTTCGATCTTCGTGGACGCGGGAGCTGTGTTTGGTGTGGCGCACCCGCAGACAACGGGTGCTGGCACGTTGTTGTACCTGGATAACTTGACGGGGAAGGTGACGACGTCTTCCCAGGATTCCAGTGGGGCCAAGAACGACGTTTACCAGAAGTACGATGAGGTTTTCGTCGGCGACAGCCCCAAGCCGCGCATCTCGGTGGGTATCGGCGTCAACTGGAACTCGCCGTTCGGTCCTTTCCGCATCGATTTCGCCAAGGTCCTCAGCAAGGTCCAAGGCGACGACCCCAAGGCATTCACTTTCAACGTAGGAACCCAGTTCTGATGATCATGCGCATTGCATCGGCCCTTGTCGCGGGCCTTCTCGTTTCGGTTGCTCCGCAGGCCATGGCCGCCGCTCCGGCGCCGGCCGCCCCGGTCGCCACCGGTGGTATTGTCGCCGCCGGTATCGCCGTGGCCAACCCGCCGGCGATCGTCGCCTCGTCCTCGGCCTACCAGACCGCGCAGCAGCAGCGTCCGGTGACCTACAAGGCGCAGATCGACCAGGCCAACACCCGCAAGAACCAGATCACCGCGCAGCTTCAGCCGCTCTACGCCAAGCTGGAAGCGGATTCGAAGGCGCCCAAGCCCGATCAGGCCGCGCTGCGCCAGCAGTATGCGCAGATCCAGCAGATCGAACAGGCCGGCCAGCGTGAAATCCAGCAGATCCTGGAGCCGCTGCAGCTTTCGGAACAGTACGTTCTCGAACAGATCGGCGACAAGCTGGACGACGCCACGCAGAGCGCGATGACCAAGCGCAAGATCTCGCTGGTTCTCGATTCGCAGTCGGTGATCAAGGCCGATCAGGCGTACAACCTGAATCAGGACATCCTGACCGAACTCAACGCGCTGATCCCCTCGGCGCAGCTCGTGCCGCCGGCCGGCTGGCTGCCGCGCGCGCAGCGTGAACAGCAGGCCCAGCAGCAGGCGGCGCAGGCCGCTGCCGCGCAGCCGGACAACAAGAAGGCGCCGGTCGGCCGCTGAGGCCATCCGCGTCGAACAGCGTCAAACGGGGGCACCATGGCGGAAGATCAGACGGACGGCGCGGGTGCCGCACCGTTCGACTATGACGTGACCAAGGTGATGGCGGCGCTTCCGCACCGCTATCCCCTGTTGCTGGTCGATCGCGTTCTGGGCCTTGTGCCCGATGTATCGATCCACGCGGTCAAGGCTGTCTCGATGAACGAGCAGTTCTTCCAGGGGCACTTCCCCGGCCGGCCGATCATGCCCGGCGTTCTCCAGATCGAGGCGCTGGCGCAGGCCGCCGGCGTGCTCGCGGTGGAAACGCTCGGGCTCGCGAGCACCGGCAAGCTTGTCTATTTCATGGCGATCGAGGGCGCCAAGTTCCGCAATCCGGTGGAGCCTGGCTGCCTGCTGCACCTGCACGTCGAATTCACCCAGAAGCGCGCGCGCGTCTGCAAGTTCGCGGGCAAGGCCATGGTCGATGGCAAGGTGACCTGCGAGGTCAGCTTCACCGCGATGATCGCGGACAGCTGATCCCGTTTCCGGCGGATGCCGGGCGCATCCGAGCAGGGACTCGACAAATCGCGCGGCATCCATTAGGGGCGCCGCTTTCCAGTTTCCCGAAGACCGGTCGGAACCGGTCGCCAAGCGGAGCAAGACCGATGAAGGCCAATATCCACCCCGACTACCACATGATCAAGGTGCAGATGACCGACGGCACCGTGTTCGAAACCCGCTCCACCTGGGGCAAGGAAGGCGACACGCTGGCGCTCGACATCGATCCCACTTCGCACCCGGCCTGGACCGGCGGCACGCGTCAGATGGATCAGGGCGGCCGCGTTGCGCAGTTCAACAAGCGGTTCGGCGGTCTTTCGCTCAAGCGCTGATCGCGCGCGAAAAGCCAGACGGGCAGGGCGGCTTCGGCCGCCCTTTTCGTTTTCGCCCTTTCGTTAAAGCGTTTCGCAGCGATCCGTCCGTATCGGTGCGTGGCATTGCTATCTGCGATAGCCGTTCTAGAGTATCGCCATGACCACCCTGACCAACGCGCTGGAAAGCCGCCTCGGTTATCAGCTGCGCCGCGCTTCCGCGGTGATGATGGCCGACCTCGCGCGCGAGTTGGCGGACCTTGACCTGCGCCCGGCGGAAGTGACCACGCTGCTGGTGATCGGCGAAAATCCCGATTGCTCGCAGACCGAGGTGGGGCAGGCGCTGGCGATCAAGCGCGCCAACATGGTGCCGATCATCGCGCGCCTGATGGACCGGGGCTTCGTTGCGCGCACGCGGGCGGACGGCCGTTCCCATGCGCTGACTCTGACCGATCAGGGCCGCAAGATGGCGGACGAAGCCAACCACCGCATCGCGGCGCATGAAGCCCGCTTCGTTACTCAGCTTGCCACGGGCGAGGTGGAAACGCTGCTGCGGTGCCTGCCGACGATCCGCGGTATTGGCGCCGAACCCGAGGGCTGAACGCGGGCCGGCCTATTGCCAGGGGCGTTCGCGATACCATTTCGTCACCACGTATTTCAGGCCCTTGCG
The Novosphingobium sp. EMRT-2 genome window above contains:
- a CDS encoding phosphatidate cytidylyltransferase, which gives rise to MAAADPSAEGAATPPRRSDLPLRIASAVVMLAIAGLAIWRDGVVLDCFIALVAFAAYGEYVMLASRIATDPARLGAAAITGAFYIGWAALALIVMPTPLLIAVIGLVICTDTGAYFSGRALGGPKIAPKISPSKTWAGLAGGMAAAGIWLALVTLSGGYMLSALGPTGPSLKQALAITNFGMAALAGAGLAVVAQAGDFYESWLKRRAGVKDSSRLIPGHGGVFDRVDGLLPVAIVAGTAWAMGLGGGA
- the uppS gene encoding polyprenyl diphosphate synthase; translated protein: MDGNGRWAKKRLLPRVIGHKRGVDAVREVARAARDMGLEALTLYAFSSENWKRPADEIADLMGLLKAFIRSDLQELIDNNARLRIIGDYHGLAPDIVELVEDAMARTAANTGTTLAIALNYGSQQEIARAAARAAAKGAITPEAIEAELYTADLPPLDLLIRTSGEVRLSNFLLWQAAYAEMWFTDVLWPDFTPEHLRQALEQFSTRERRFGGR
- the tsf gene encoding translation elongation factor Ts; this translates as MAYTAADVKNLRERTGAGMMDCKKALDESGGDFEAAVDALRAKGLAAAAKKSSRTAAEGLVGVAVAGTKGVAVEVNSETDFVAKNDQFQDFVRKATEVALNTAAADVEALKAAAYPDGGTVADKLTNNVATIGENQQLRRIKHVAVTNGVVVPYMHNAAAPNLGKIGVLVALESEAGADVLEPLGKQIAMHIAAAFPLALTADDLDAELIARERKIAAEKAAESGKPAEVQAKMVDGAVSKYAKENALLSQLFVMDNKTPIAQVVEQAGKAAGTKIALVDYVRFQLGEGIEKEESDFAAEVAAAAGIK
- a CDS encoding OmpH family outer membrane protein, with protein sequence MIMRIASALVAGLLVSVAPQAMAAAPAPAAPVATGGIVAAGIAVANPPAIVASSSAYQTAQQQRPVTYKAQIDQANTRKNQITAQLQPLYAKLEADSKAPKPDQAALRQQYAQIQQIEQAGQREIQQILEPLQLSEQYVLEQIGDKLDDATQSAMTKRKISLVLDSQSVIKADQAYNLNQDILTELNALIPSAQLVPPAGWLPRAQREQQAQQQAAQAAAAQPDNKKAPVGR
- the rseP gene encoding RIP metalloprotease RseP; protein product: MPTPPLHDPGILVTLLAFVLVLGPLVFIHELGHYLVGRLFGVKAESFSIGFGKELAGWTDKRGTRWKLSVLPLGGYVQFAGDMNPASQPDPAWLSLPAAERERTFQAKPLLQRALIVLAGPVTNLVFAVLILAAFNMIDGRVVASPVVGVVQPTSVADKAGLRAGDRVVSLQGARIDDFLQIRMEVSQHPAEPLDLVIERDGKQLPMQVTPEAKVLSDAFGNEQRIGYLGIGPARFDVVRAGPVDAVADAVGQTRDIIGMMVTGIGQIVTGRREVKELGGPIKIAKYSGEQLVSGWRNYAWFVALISINLGFINLLPIPVLDGGHLAFYAAEAVRRKPVSRRGQEWAFRTGLAFVVGLMLFVTINDVASLKVFGG
- the pyrH gene encoding UMP kinase, whose product is MSLPKFKRILLKLSGEVLMGNQQFGIDTDFVDRLAAEVKAVKDTGVELCLVIGGGNIFRGMAGAAKGMDRAQADYMGMLATVMNALAMQSSLEKLGVHTRVQSAVQMDAVCEPVIRRRAERHLEKGRVVIFAAGVGAPYFTTDSGAALRAAEMQCDALLKGTSVDGVYDADPKKNPAAKRYETVDYATVLANNLQVMDASAVALCRDNQIPIVVFSIREQGNLARVLAGEGTQTIVQKEA
- the rpsB gene encoding 30S ribosomal protein S2 — its product is MAAPVVTMQQLIEAGAHFGHQTHRWNPRMKPYIFGARNGIHILDLSQTVPLFARALDFISATVQAGGKVLFVGTKRQAQEQIAQAARASGQHFVNHRWLGGMLTNWKTISQSIKRFKALEEQLAGDTAGLTKKEVLQLTRERDKFELSLGGIRDMGGIPDVMFVIDANKEELAIKEANVLGIPVVAILDSNVSPEGIAFPIPANDDASRAIRLYCEAVAAAATKGGRDAALASGADLGALDEPVAEEAVEA
- the bamA gene encoding outer membrane protein assembly factor BamA — protein: MIGRNSGRTVPASPRASSVALALMVTTCMTGVPEMAAAQQSQADQKPARKPSALFGKHARQAAPASAVPVPATPAPAPAAPPVVAEVTVKSITIDGAQRLEPDTIRSYIRLREGDRYTQAAADQVLKDLFATELFSDVQLRNNNGDVVIQVKENPVVNRIILEGNKRLKEDKILPEIKLSARQIFTRSKVRADVARIIELYKRQGRFAASVEPKMVMLEQNRVDIVFEISEGPKSKVRQINIIGNEKFSDGELRGQMVTKQSRFFRLFSSGTSYDPDRLAFDQQKLRQFYLTNGYADFRVVSAVAELTPDKRDFIITYVVEEGKRYKFGDVKVDSQLRDFDGDKLAERLSIKKGQWYNAKAVEDTVDSLTETAGSFGYAFADVRPDFQRDKDDLTMSVTFRMAEAPRVYVERVDVNGNTLTQDKVVRREFRLGEGDAFNSLQIKRSTNRIKSLGYFQEKFEVEQKPGSAADRIVLEANVEEKPTGQLQLSAGFSSLESFIFQASIQQNNFRGRGQTVGLSVDYSRYSRAVQVSFTEPYLFDRNVSFGMDVYRRDYNSFNYFNANRNTTYRQATTGFQARIGVALTEYTSLIGRYTLNFDNVTLDKDTYYLNGQCSPLLAGRYLCDAIGKRTSSILGLSLVYDTRDNRLRPTRGTSLVLGGDIAGLGGSVKYARLTANASKYFPLGHGFIFSLRGEGGAIKALGSRSNDPSIDDVRLTDRFFLGEPQIRGFDIRGVGPRVLRKQYSGYDPKTGTGGTVSTDRNQWVDDALGGRYYYLAHAEVEIPLGSGAREMGLRPSIFVDAGAVFGVAHPQTTGAGTLLYLDNLTGKVTTSSQDSSGAKNDVYQKYDEVFVGDSPKPRISVGIGVNWNSPFGPFRIDFAKVLSKVQGDDPKAFTFNVGTQF
- the frr gene encoding ribosome recycling factor codes for the protein MAKYDKADLERRMKGAVESFKSDLSGLRTGRANTALLDPITVEVYGAHTPLNQIATVSAPEPRLLSVQVWDKSNIGPVEKAIRSAGLGLNPINDGNNLRLPIPDLTEERRKELAKLASQYAEKARIAIRNVRRDGMEALKADENKKEISEDERKRAEADVQKLTDEYIKAADEAAAQKEKEILGK
- a CDS encoding 1-deoxy-D-xylulose-5-phosphate reductoisomerase; amino-acid sequence: MTGQRTISVLGATGSIGASTLDLVRRNPDAFRVVALTANAQAAELAALAREFRADVAVVADEARLPELREHLAGSGVEAAGGPAALVEAAARGADITVAAIVGCAGLAPTMAAIEQGKVIALANKEALVSAGEVMTAAVARTGATLLPVDSEHNAIFQCLQGNDPANVRWITLTASGGPFRDWPAERLARATPAEAVKHPNWSMGAKISVDSATMMNKGLEFIEAFHLFPVGVERLRIIVHPQSIVHSMVEYRDGSTLAQLGPSDMRVPIASALAWPARMDTPCAPLDLAAIGELTFRAPDETRFPATRLAREAVTAGGSAPAVLNAANEIAVAAFLAGQIAFTDIAENAARVLDSMNDFSAPGSLDDVILVDRAARARTRETMELAH